The following is a genomic window from Lysinibacillus sp. G4S2.
ACATAAGGATTACTTGCACATTCGATACCGCGCAGATGATAAGTTATATGTACCAGTAGAGCAAATAGATTTAATTCAAAAATATGTGGCATCTGAAGAACGTGAACCAAAGCTACACAAACTAGGTGGAGCAGAGTGGAAAAAAGCCAAAGCAAAGGTATCCTCTGCTGTTCAAGATATTGCAGATGATTTAATTAAGCTGTATGCGAAGCGTGAAGCCGAGAAGGGTCATGCCTTTGAGATTGACAACGATGATCAGCGCAATTTTGAGGCTTCATTCCCTTATGAAGAAACAGAGGATCAGCTACGTTCAATTATTGAAGTAAAACGTGATATGGAGCGTGAACGCCCTATGGATCGTCTTGTATGTGGAGATGTAGGGTATGGTAAAACGGAGGTAGCGATTCGTGCTGCATTTAAAGCAATTCAAGATGGCAAACAAGTAGCATTCCTTGTGCCGACCACGATTTTAGCACAGCAGCATTACGAAACGATTCGTGAGAGATTTCAAGGTTTTGCTATTAATGTAGGTCTCTTATCTCGTTTCCGTACAAAAAAAGAGCAAACAGCGACGTTAAAGGGTATAAAAGAAGGGCAAGTTGATATTGTCGTTGGAACGCATCGAATTTTATCTAAAGATTTATTATTCCAAGACCTTGGGCTACTAATTGTTGATGAGGAGCAACGTTTTGGTGTAACACATAAAGAAAAAATTAAACAACTAAAAACGAATGTCGATGTATTGACGCTAACGGCAACTCCAATTCCAAGAACATTGCATATGTCGATGGTAGGTGTTCGAGATTTATCGGTCATTGAAACTCCACCAGCAAATCGTTTCCCTGTACAAACCTATGTAATGGAACATAGCGGTGCATTAGTACGAGAAGCTATTGAGAGAGAGATGGCGCGCGGAGGTCAAGTATTCTACTTATACAATCGTGTAGAAGATATGGCTCGTAAGGTTGAGGAAATTCAAATACTTGTCCCAGAAGCGCGTGTAGGACATGCACATGGTAAAATGACGGAATCAGAATTAGAATCTGTCATATTAGCCTTTTTAGAAGGTGACTATGATGTGCTTGTAACGACAACCATTATCGAGACGGGTGTGGATATACCGAATGTGAACACATTGATTGTCCACGATGCTGATCGAATGGGCTTAGCGCAGCTTTATCAATTGCGTGGTCGTGTTGGACGTTCTAATAGGGTTGCATATGCATATTTTATGTATCAACGTGATAAAGTTCTTACAGATGTGGCTGAGCAACGATTACAGGCGATTAAAGAATTTACAGAGTTAGGATCAGGTTTTAAAATTGCTATGCGTGACTTATCCATTCGTGGTGCTGGTAATTTGCTTGGAGCACAACAGCATGGCTTTATTGATTCTGTCGGCTTTGATTTATATTCACAAATGCTACAAGAAGCAATTGCCGAGCGTCAAACAGGTGTGAAAAAAGAAGAAAAGCCTGACATTGAAATTTTATTGAGTGTTGATGCCTATATCCCAGATGTATACATTCCTGATGGCTATCAAAAAATTCAAATGTATAAACGTATTAAAGCAATGGATCAAGTGGAGGAATATAGCGAAGTCATGGAGGAATTAGAGGATCGTTTCGGTGATCTTCCGATTGAAACAGAGCGCTTACTGCGAATTGCACGTATGAAGGTATGGGGATTAGGTGCAGGGGTATTATCTGTGAAAGAAAAGCAAAAGATCGTCACGATATTGTTGTCTGCAGAAGGTACAGCACAAGTTGATGGTGGTAAAATTGTTGAAGAATCCATGAAATTTGAACGTGCTGTCGGTTTTGGTATGGATGGAATGCAATTGAAATTTACGATCGATGAACGAAAATGTGGAAAATATCAACCCTTTGATATTTTAGAAGAAATGATGCAAATTATTGCTAATTCAAAAAAACAACAATAAAAGAAAAGCTGATCATAGCTCGCGAGGGAAATGATTAGCTTTTTTTATTCGGCTAAGGAGAAATCTCTATAAGTGATAAGTGTTGAAACGTCAAAGTCGAATTGATTATTATTGCTCAATAAATTTCTTCATAAATCATTAATAAAAATTTGTTCTGTGGTTAATCTAAGATAAGTTGATTGAAGTTAAAAATCTACATGCTAAAACCAATTAAAGCACAAGTGCTTAGGCTTACAAGGCTTTTTGAAAAATATTGTTGGTCGTGAAATCCTTTTTCTTCAGTTTTTGCATAGATTGCTTTATAAAAAACCATACTATTGTTGAATAAAAATTTCATTGTAGCGAAAGCGAGGCATTAAGAATGAAGGCAACAGGAATTGTTCGTCGTATTGATGATTTAGGGCGTGTGGTTATTCCAAAAGAAATTCGTAGGACGCTACGTATTCGTGAGGGTGACCCGTTAGAAATTTATACAGATCGTGAAGGCGAAGTCATTTTAAAGAAATATTCTCCAATTAATGATTTGGGGGAATTTGCAAGAGAATATGTAGAAACATTATATGAAACGTTAGGTACTCCGGCATTTGTAACCGACCGAGATGAAGTAATTGCTGTCTCAGGGATCGGTAAGAAAGAGTACATTAATCGTCGTATTACATCCTTTGCGGAAAGTTTTATGGACGAGCGTTCAACAAAAATAGAAAAAATGGAAACAACTATTGAGATTGTTCCTGGACAATATGAGCAAGTAAAGTCATATTGCGCAACGCCTATTATGGTAAATGGTGATCCAATCGGCTGTATTATCGTTTTGTCTAAAGTACATTTTGTCGGTGAGGTTGAAGTAAAAGTTGCAGAAACAGCTGCTAATTTCTTAGCTAAACAAATGAATAGTTAATGAAAATTTAAAGTTATTGCGCTGACCTTTTAGGCTGAACAATAACTTTTTTTCGTACATAGTTGTATACAGAAGTATTTATGATAGTGCTATCGGGCGCGTCAAACTTTTGAGATATGCTATACTATTGGCATTGTTATAGAAGGAATGAGGGCAATTTATGTCGGAACGTTTTGGCATGAAAAGCTACATGAAGGGCGCGGCCTTACTTACAATTGCTGCTCTTATTGTGAAGGTTCTTAGTGCAATTTATCGTGTGCCTTTTCAAAATCTTGTTGGTGATGACGGGTTTTATATTTACCAACAGGTGTATCCAATTATATCTATTTTCGTCGTATGGACATCGAGTGGCTTTGCAGTAGCCATTTCTAAAATGCTAGCAGATAATGATTGTATTTTAGACCCGCTGGAGCGAAATCAGAAACGTAGCGGTATTTTGCGTATTGTTTTTCTTTATTTAACAGTACTATCGTTGTTGTTTTTTGCTGTTTTATTTGGTGGTGCTGAAATACTTGCACAGCTCATGGGTGATACTCAGCTAGCGCCTTTAATACGGACTGGTTCATTTGTAGTGCTTGTCATGCCAGCGCTTGCTATTTTGAAGGGTGGCTTCCAATCAAGAGGTATTATGGAGCCAATTGCTTATGCACAAGTCCTTGAACAAGCTGTGAGAGTATCTGTCATTTTAGCGGGTACATTTATTATTATGACGACGACAAAATCACTATATAGTGCGGGACAAATGGCCATTATAGGTACAGTAATTGGTGAAATTGTAGGCTTTTTATTACTTGCGTTTATCTTTAAAAAACGTTTTGGTCTATTTAAGGACAAAAAACTACAGCAACGTATCGAAAGTTTTTCCGTTATTAAAGAGGTAACATTGCTAAGCTTAAGCGTAAGCATGAGCGGTTTATTGTTACTAGGCTATCAGCTAGTTGATTCTTTTACTATTTATTCACTATTAATCGAAGGTGGTATGGATCAGACGCTAGCTAAGGAAACAAAAGGCGTTTATGACCGCGGACAGCCATTAGTGCAACTTGGAGTTGTTATTGCTTCTGCTCTTTCACTTGCTATTGTGCCTCTTGTCGCACATATGTCCAAAAAACAGGAAGGTCGTAGTGCAATTCCGTTTATACAGCTAACCTATAGAGCGTCTATATTATTTGGGTGGGCAGCATCTCTAGGTTTAATACTCGTTATGCCTTATATTAATGCAATGCTCTTTAAAACAGATACACTGTCGGAAGTACTTATGATATATGTGTTACAAATTGTGCCTTTGTCGATTATTTTGACATTTACAGCTATTCTGCAAGGCTATGGAAAATTAAAAAAGCCAGCTTTATTTTTGATTGTAGGTTTTATTTTAAAAATAA
Proteins encoded in this region:
- a CDS encoding polysaccharide biosynthesis protein, which codes for MSERFGMKSYMKGAALLTIAALIVKVLSAIYRVPFQNLVGDDGFYIYQQVYPIISIFVVWTSSGFAVAISKMLADNDCILDPLERNQKRSGILRIVFLYLTVLSLLFFAVLFGGAEILAQLMGDTQLAPLIRTGSFVVLVMPALAILKGGFQSRGIMEPIAYAQVLEQAVRVSVILAGTFIIMTTTKSLYSAGQMAIIGTVIGEIVGFLLLAFIFKKRFGLFKDKKLQQRIESFSVIKEVTLLSLSVSMSGLLLLGYQLVDSFTIYSLLIEGGMDQTLAKETKGVYDRGQPLVQLGVVIASALSLAIVPLVAHMSKKQEGRSAIPFIQLTYRASILFGWAASLGLILVMPYINAMLFKTDTLSEVLMIYVLQIVPLSIILTFTAILQGYGKLKKPALFLIVGFILKIILNVLTINLFGVLGAAIANNVGLLFTALMLVFYLKKITAIQLAPADFYKKVGIASLSMAAVVLVWLQFVPVLLNQFLSPRYVAVVAGLTAVCLGAFVMITVIVKLRVLAEKEWYLLPFGRKMAVYQLWLNRKK
- the spoVT gene encoding stage V sporulation protein T; the protein is MKATGIVRRIDDLGRVVIPKEIRRTLRIREGDPLEIYTDREGEVILKKYSPINDLGEFAREYVETLYETLGTPAFVTDRDEVIAVSGIGKKEYINRRITSFAESFMDERSTKIEKMETTIEIVPGQYEQVKSYCATPIMVNGDPIGCIIVLSKVHFVGEVEVKVAETAANFLAKQMNS
- the mfd gene encoding transcription-repair coupling factor, which translates into the protein MEVLRQLVSQDKHITSFLQEIQSGHTASQLITGLTGSARPVMVDVLFEYVKKPIYIVSPNLLQAQKMADELVGLLGEEHVHYYPADEFIAADLSVASPELRAERIATLDHLARGEKGVYVIPVAGLRKMMQPKEHWLHYFLQTAVGEEIQTEEWLQTLVEMGYVRNSMVTTPGEFALRGGILDIYPPYLESPIRIELFDTEVDSIRTFSADDQRSIDKLQKVRILPASEVILTKKERVVLASRLEAALATSLKKVRKQETKELLYQHIQHDIELLQQGSLPDYVNKYGSLLYEKPAYLGDYFTHDGIVLFDELGRIQEVMDAWEREEDEWFLSLIEEGKMVHDVKPAFSLKEILAMLSQQKLYFSLFSRTFAGVTFNKTTNFSCKPMQQFHGQMSLLQNEVERWLLGKFTVLIVTRDKERVKRVQQMLEEYDIHTSIGDPTEPGIYIVDGSLSSGFELPLQRLAIVTEDELFKQQAKKKARPQKMTNAERIKSYTEIKPGDYVVHVHHGIGKYIGVETLEVNGTHKDYLHIRYRADDKLYVPVEQIDLIQKYVASEEREPKLHKLGGAEWKKAKAKVSSAVQDIADDLIKLYAKREAEKGHAFEIDNDDQRNFEASFPYEETEDQLRSIIEVKRDMERERPMDRLVCGDVGYGKTEVAIRAAFKAIQDGKQVAFLVPTTILAQQHYETIRERFQGFAINVGLLSRFRTKKEQTATLKGIKEGQVDIVVGTHRILSKDLLFQDLGLLIVDEEQRFGVTHKEKIKQLKTNVDVLTLTATPIPRTLHMSMVGVRDLSVIETPPANRFPVQTYVMEHSGALVREAIEREMARGGQVFYLYNRVEDMARKVEEIQILVPEARVGHAHGKMTESELESVILAFLEGDYDVLVTTTIIETGVDIPNVNTLIVHDADRMGLAQLYQLRGRVGRSNRVAYAYFMYQRDKVLTDVAEQRLQAIKEFTELGSGFKIAMRDLSIRGAGNLLGAQQHGFIDSVGFDLYSQMLQEAIAERQTGVKKEEKPDIEILLSVDAYIPDVYIPDGYQKIQMYKRIKAMDQVEEYSEVMEELEDRFGDLPIETERLLRIARMKVWGLGAGVLSVKEKQKIVTILLSAEGTAQVDGGKIVEESMKFERAVGFGMDGMQLKFTIDERKCGKYQPFDILEEMMQIIANSKKQQ